One stretch of Bosea vaviloviae DNA includes these proteins:
- a CDS encoding ABC transporter substrate-binding protein, with product MSDHHLAADGLDRRRLLGLGSAAALGAMLPTPSQAQSGDLVVSNWGGDWNERIVKGFEAPAFGSSPLRIVHDLAPVPERKAKLLAERRLPRGTVDVTWLSDADAYEMNAQGALETLDVSRIPSHGSINEKFRLPYLVPCIYGGVVILYNPAKIPVPPTSFADLWNPKYAGRVGLMDQIYFNYIYAAALSHGGSMGDVGKAFPALLDMKKAVQPRLYPSHQALAAAFKDEEIWISANYSARAVQWEVEGLPIRWSYPREGAVFVSFGAGIPKRARNVDGAYKYLDAMLQPKPMGAIAEATSYSVATGNAELAPDMRKRLEFTPEQIAKLNFVDYPYAAKSDPKWVEWWNKEFKA from the coding sequence GTGTCGGATCATCATCTTGCGGCGGACGGTCTCGACCGTCGGCGCCTTCTTGGGCTTGGGTCGGCCGCCGCCCTGGGCGCGATGCTGCCCACGCCTTCGCAGGCGCAGAGCGGCGATCTGGTCGTCTCGAACTGGGGCGGCGACTGGAACGAACGCATCGTGAAGGGGTTTGAGGCTCCGGCCTTCGGTTCCTCGCCGCTGCGCATCGTCCATGACCTCGCGCCGGTGCCAGAGCGCAAGGCCAAGCTCCTCGCCGAGCGCCGGCTGCCGCGCGGCACTGTCGACGTGACCTGGCTCAGCGATGCCGACGCCTATGAAATGAACGCGCAGGGCGCGCTCGAGACGCTCGACGTCTCGCGTATCCCGAGCCATGGCAGCATCAATGAGAAGTTCCGGCTGCCCTATCTCGTGCCCTGCATCTATGGCGGCGTGGTGATCCTCTACAATCCCGCCAAGATCCCCGTGCCTCCGACAAGCTTCGCGGATCTGTGGAACCCGAAATATGCCGGCCGCGTCGGGCTGATGGACCAGATCTACTTCAACTACATCTATGCCGCCGCGCTCTCCCATGGCGGCTCGATGGGCGATGTCGGCAAAGCCTTCCCGGCGCTGCTCGATATGAAGAAGGCGGTCCAACCCCGGCTCTATCCCTCGCACCAGGCTCTCGCCGCCGCCTTCAAGGATGAGGAGATCTGGATCTCGGCCAATTACAGCGCCCGCGCGGTGCAATGGGAGGTCGAAGGCCTGCCGATCCGCTGGTCCTACCCCCGGGAAGGCGCGGTCTTCGTCTCGTTCGGAGCCGGCATTCCCAAGCGCGCCCGCAATGTCGACGGTGCCTATAAATATCTCGACGCGATGCTGCAGCCCAAGCCGATGGGCGCGATCGCGGAGGCGACCTCCTATTCAGTGGCGACCGGCAACGCCGAACTCGCCCCCGATATGCGCAAGCGCCTCGAATTCACGCCCGAGCAGATCGCCAAGCTGAACTTCGTCGATTACCCCTACGCCGCGAAAAGCGATCCGAAATGGGTCGAATGGTGGAACAAGGAGTTCAAGGCTTGA
- a CDS encoding ABC transporter permease encodes MTLALDTSAPSLSRRPARRFSAGWLLLPSLTLVLAGLVLPLVMMGRTSLAVFDPGQVANEGLTLENYTRFFGDPFYLWILARTLTVAASCTLVCLVLGLPAAYILTRLTSPGLKTALILATIIPLLMGNAVRAAGWMVLLSDRGLVNSALLYTGIIVEPVRILYTGTAVVIGLIAVLLPFMIISLQSVFEGIGEIYEEAALSLGARPWAMFFRVLLPLAMPGIFSGCLLCFVLAVNAYATPVLIGGPSFQMMAPKVYEQAIKVYNWPFAASLAFILMGVTFALTVLSSVTLRKRYGMV; translated from the coding sequence TTGACCCTGGCCTTGGACACCTCTGCGCCGAGCCTTTCGCGGCGCCCCGCCCGCCGGTTCAGTGCCGGCTGGCTCCTGCTCCCGAGCCTGACCCTGGTGCTGGCAGGCCTTGTCCTGCCCCTCGTCATGATGGGGCGGACGAGCCTGGCGGTGTTCGATCCCGGCCAGGTCGCCAACGAGGGGCTGACGCTGGAGAACTACACGCGCTTCTTCGGCGATCCGTTCTATCTGTGGATTCTCGCGCGCACCTTGACGGTCGCGGCCTCCTGCACATTGGTCTGCCTGGTGCTGGGCCTGCCCGCGGCCTACATCCTGACGCGCCTGACGAGCCCGGGCCTGAAGACCGCGCTGATCCTGGCGACGATCATCCCGCTGTTGATGGGCAATGCCGTGCGCGCCGCCGGCTGGATGGTGCTGCTCTCGGATCGTGGACTGGTCAATTCGGCGCTGCTTTACACCGGCATCATCGTCGAGCCTGTCCGCATTCTCTATACGGGCACCGCGGTCGTGATCGGCCTCATCGCCGTGCTCCTGCCCTTCATGATCATCTCGCTGCAGAGCGTCTTCGAGGGCATCGGCGAAATCTACGAGGAGGCGGCGCTCAGCCTCGGCGCCCGGCCCTGGGCGATGTTCTTTCGCGTGCTGCTGCCGCTGGCGATGCCCGGCATCTTCTCCGGCTGCCTGCTCTGCTTCGTACTGGCCGTGAACGCCTATGCGACGCCCGTGCTGATCGGCGGCCCGTCCTTCCAAATGATGGCGCCGAAGGTCTATGAGCAGGCCATCAAGGTCTATAACTGGCCTTTCGCGGCGAGCCTCGCCTTCATCCTGATGGGCGTCACCTTCGCGCTGACCGTGCTGTCGAGCGTCACGCTGCGCAAGCGCTACGGGATGGTGTGA
- a CDS encoding ABC transporter permease, producing the protein MRRATPARFDSFRPAMILGSAIAFVAVLAPLVAVIWVSFFKNKIIGFPPSGYTLDWYLAAWEMTRFRDGFVTSLQLGMVATLVSLLVGVPASVVLARGDFPGREAIQALLLAPLIVPGIVAGAAFYMFLIEIEVVTGVQIAMTFSGLAIAHSLIALPWTVRLVTASLLGADRQLEEAALTMGARPLKAFWRVTWPVIRPGVVAGGLFSFVVSFVDLEKSLFLVGPGTTTLPIAIVNYLEWSIDPTIAAVATVQIVLIAAGLVVTDRYFKLTRAF; encoded by the coding sequence ATGCGGCGCGCCACTCCGGCAAGGTTCGACAGCTTTCGTCCCGCCATGATCCTCGGCTCCGCCATCGCCTTCGTGGCGGTGCTGGCGCCGCTCGTCGCGGTGATCTGGGTCAGCTTCTTCAAGAACAAGATCATCGGCTTTCCGCCGAGCGGCTACACGCTCGATTGGTATCTTGCCGCCTGGGAGATGACCCGGTTTCGCGACGGCTTCGTCACCAGCCTGCAGCTCGGCATGGTGGCGACGCTGGTCAGCCTGCTGGTCGGCGTTCCCGCCTCCGTCGTGCTGGCGCGGGGCGATTTCCCCGGGCGGGAAGCGATCCAGGCCTTGCTGCTTGCGCCGTTGATCGTGCCGGGCATCGTCGCGGGCGCCGCCTTCTACATGTTCCTGATCGAGATCGAGGTCGTGACCGGCGTCCAGATCGCGATGACCTTTTCGGGCCTCGCGATCGCCCACAGCCTCATCGCTCTGCCCTGGACGGTCAGGCTCGTCACGGCCTCGCTGCTGGGAGCCGACCGCCAGCTCGAGGAAGCGGCGCTCACCATGGGAGCCCGGCCGCTCAAAGCCTTCTGGCGCGTGACCTGGCCGGTGATCCGGCCCGGTGTCGTGGCGGGCGGGCTGTTCTCCTTCGTGGTCTCCTTCGTCGACCTCGAGAAGTCCCTGTTCCTGGTGGGGCCCGGCACCACCACGCTGCCCATCGCCATCGTGAACTATCTGGAGTGGAGCATCGATCCCACGATCGCGGCCGTCGCCACCGTCCAGATCGTCCTCATCGCGGCCGGGCTCGTGGTCACGGACCGCTATTTCAAGCTCACGCGCGCATTCTGA
- a CDS encoding ABC transporter ATP-binding protein: protein MSKITLRDLTKRYGSLTTVDKVSLEIAQGEFIAFLGPSGCGKTTTLRMIAGLAFASEGSIHFGDRDVTVLPPYLRDAGLVFQGYALFPHMSVAQNVAFGLEMRKVGREETQARVIEALSLVKLDHLADRLPKQLSGGQQQRVALARAIVYQPEVLLLDEPLSALDARLRHEVRTDLRRLQSKLGLTTIFVTHDQDEAMSVADRIVVMSAGKVEQIGTPHEIYEAPASRFVAEFIGLANFMEGDLAAPDRFRASSGETLTITADARRAGASTIAIRPERISLHRPAVAVLADNQMAATVEAVSYRGALTEFIVRSDAGQRLIAHKQNQDIAQSELPRPGDRVVAAWSAAATRAF, encoded by the coding sequence ATGTCAAAGATCACACTTCGCGACCTAACCAAGCGCTATGGCAGCCTGACCACGGTCGACAAGGTCTCGCTCGAGATCGCGCAGGGCGAGTTCATCGCCTTCCTCGGCCCCTCCGGCTGCGGCAAGACGACGACGCTGCGCATGATCGCGGGCCTCGCCTTCGCCAGCGAGGGCAGCATCCATTTCGGCGACCGCGACGTCACGGTCCTGCCGCCCTATCTGCGCGATGCCGGCCTGGTCTTCCAGGGCTACGCGCTCTTCCCGCATATGAGCGTCGCCCAGAACGTCGCCTTCGGGCTGGAGATGCGCAAGGTCGGCCGCGAGGAGACGCAAGCGCGCGTCATCGAGGCCTTGTCCCTCGTCAAGCTCGATCATCTGGCGGACAGGCTTCCCAAGCAGCTCTCCGGCGGCCAGCAGCAGCGCGTCGCTCTGGCGCGCGCCATCGTCTACCAGCCGGAAGTCCTGCTCCTCGACGAGCCTCTGTCGGCGCTGGACGCCAGGCTGAGGCACGAGGTCAGGACCGACCTGCGGCGTCTCCAGTCGAAGCTCGGTCTCACCACCATCTTCGTCACGCATGACCAGGACGAGGCGATGAGCGTGGCCGACAGGATCGTGGTGATGTCGGCCGGCAAGGTCGAGCAGATCGGCACGCCTCACGAGATCTATGAGGCGCCGGCGAGCCGCTTCGTCGCCGAGTTCATCGGCCTGGCGAATTTCATGGAGGGCGACCTGGCCGCACCGGACCGCTTCCGCGCCAGCAGCGGCGAAACACTGACCATCACGGCCGATGCGCGTCGCGCCGGCGCCTCGACCATCGCGATCCGCCCCGAACGGATCAGCCTGCACCGGCCCGCCGTGGCTGTTCTCGCGGATAACCAGATGGCCGCGACCGTCGAGGCGGTCTCCTATCGCGGGGCGCTGACCGAATTCATCGTCCGCAGCGATGCCGGCCAGCGCCTGATCGCCCACAAGCAGAACCAGGATATCGCGCAGAGCGAGCTTCCCCGGCCAGGCGACCGTGTGGTCGCGGCCTGGTCGGCGGCGGCGACCCGCGCCTTCTGA
- a CDS encoding molybdopterin-dependent oxidoreductase, which yields MTERHDGYCTLCRSRCGSVTLTENGRMVGVEPRPGHPTGGALCAKGRAAPEMVHSPLRLTTPLRRIGRKDGGTPQWAPISWDEALDEIAARLLSIRAESGAEAVAFAMTTFSGTPIVDSYDWVERFIRCFGSPNLIYAVEVCGWHKDYAHALTFGRGLGIPQYERADVIVLWGHNPARTWLAQASRVAEARSRGARVVVIDPKPDGSGQQADLWLRMRPGADAALAMGAIRHLIETRSYDADFVRNWTNAPLLVDRASGRFLRASEIIVGAPDGFVILDKAGKPACYDTRQAFPDGTGIQLDAAARLQALDGRVIDASTVFHLLAERARGYTLARVAELTWIAEAEIAAFHALLEDAPRLAYYSWTGVGQHSNATMTERAIATLFALTGSCDREGGNIWPVPPPANAINDLSLLPPGQKEKALGLDELPLGPPARGWITARDFSRAVLQGEPYPVRALMSFGTNFAVSQADTSRNLAALRALEFHVHADMFMNPTAECADIVLPVSMPWEREALRIGFEITQEAVETVQFRRQMLPRFAQSRADYEIVMALATRMGLTESFFGGDIVAGWNHQLAPLGVTVDELRALPDGKRFPQPFHYRKFADLGEGAVQGFATPTRRVELYSELMHEHGYDPLADFVSADDGSAGTSPLPLLLTTAKSGWFVHSSHRHIASLRRKAPDPSVEIGPGLARARGLSQGDWAVVETRIGGATLRVRINTALDDRTVVAEFGWWEACVPLGLGGGAITGPDTTNINAALGDAQRDPVSGSVPLRAVGCDIQPHPSANLGRWTGARRFRVASAQPEGIDAIALSLAPCDDRGLPDFVPGQHVLIRLPDNPLARAYSLTGPANRPDELSIAVRRGAQTTGAASLSQALQHLRVGDELLVEAPAGVFTLPVTSTRPVILIAGGIGITPFVGYLEAVAATRPRPSHEIHLLHGCRSGAEHHLAGRLDELAQELEALHRVTAYSQPSDEDRLAKRFDREGRLDLSGLADLVPQRPLAYLCGSPGFNTAMTGALLQLGLPRFDIFTEAFSAPGEMRARLEPQTVTIAGTGETFLWTPAAGPILDAALAAGLSLPSGCRVGQCESCSVRVVEGRFAHMVDFDGEPDQCLTCQAVPLSALTIAF from the coding sequence ATGACCGAGCGACATGACGGATACTGCACGCTTTGCCGCTCGCGCTGCGGCTCGGTGACTCTCACCGAGAACGGCCGGATGGTCGGGGTCGAGCCTCGCCCTGGCCATCCCACGGGCGGCGCCCTGTGCGCCAAGGGCCGCGCGGCGCCTGAAATGGTCCACAGCCCGCTGCGCCTGACCACGCCGCTGCGCCGCATCGGCAGGAAGGATGGCGGCACGCCGCAATGGGCGCCGATCAGCTGGGACGAAGCGCTCGACGAGATTGCAGCGCGCCTGCTGTCGATCCGCGCGGAATCGGGCGCGGAGGCCGTCGCCTTCGCCATGACGACCTTCAGCGGCACCCCGATCGTCGACAGCTATGATTGGGTCGAGCGCTTCATCCGCTGTTTCGGCAGCCCCAACCTGATCTATGCGGTCGAGGTCTGCGGCTGGCACAAGGACTATGCGCATGCGCTGACATTCGGCCGCGGCCTCGGCATTCCGCAATATGAGCGCGCCGATGTGATCGTCCTCTGGGGCCACAACCCGGCCCGAACCTGGCTGGCGCAGGCGAGCCGGGTTGCGGAGGCGCGCAGCCGAGGCGCCAGGGTCGTCGTCATCGACCCCAAGCCGGACGGCTCCGGCCAGCAGGCCGATCTTTGGCTGCGGATGCGGCCGGGCGCCGATGCCGCCCTTGCCATGGGCGCCATTCGCCATCTGATCGAGACGCGCAGCTATGACGCCGATTTCGTGCGGAACTGGACGAATGCGCCGCTTCTGGTCGATCGCGCCTCGGGCCGTTTCCTGCGCGCATCCGAGATCATCGTGGGCGCGCCGGATGGCTTCGTCATCCTCGACAAGGCGGGCAAGCCCGCCTGCTACGATACCCGACAGGCGTTTCCCGATGGCACGGGCATCCAGCTCGACGCCGCAGCGAGATTGCAGGCGCTCGACGGCCGCGTGATCGACGCCTCGACCGTCTTCCACCTGCTTGCCGAACGGGCGCGCGGCTACACGCTTGCCCGCGTGGCGGAGCTGACCTGGATCGCCGAGGCCGAGATCGCCGCCTTCCATGCCCTGCTCGAAGACGCGCCTCGCCTCGCCTATTACAGCTGGACCGGTGTCGGCCAGCACAGCAATGCGACGATGACCGAGCGGGCGATCGCCACCCTCTTCGCGCTGACCGGCTCCTGCGATCGCGAAGGCGGCAATATCTGGCCGGTGCCGCCGCCGGCCAATGCGATCAACGATCTGTCGCTGCTGCCGCCGGGGCAGAAGGAGAAGGCGCTCGGCCTCGACGAATTGCCGCTGGGACCGCCGGCGCGCGGCTGGATCACCGCGCGCGACTTCAGCCGCGCCGTGCTTCAAGGCGAGCCCTATCCTGTGCGCGCCCTGATGAGCTTCGGCACGAATTTCGCCGTCTCGCAGGCCGATACGAGCCGCAACCTTGCGGCGCTGCGGGCGCTCGAATTCCATGTCCACGCCGACATGTTCATGAATCCGACCGCCGAATGCGCCGACATCGTCTTGCCGGTGAGCATGCCGTGGGAGCGCGAGGCGTTGCGCATCGGTTTCGAGATCACGCAGGAAGCCGTCGAGACGGTGCAGTTCCGGCGCCAGATGCTGCCGCGGTTCGCGCAGTCCCGCGCCGATTACGAGATCGTCATGGCGCTGGCGACACGCATGGGCCTGACTGAGAGCTTCTTCGGCGGAGACATCGTCGCCGGCTGGAACCACCAGCTCGCGCCGCTTGGCGTCACGGTCGACGAATTGCGCGCCTTGCCTGATGGCAAGCGCTTTCCCCAGCCCTTCCACTACCGCAAATTCGCCGATCTCGGGGAGGGCGCGGTGCAGGGCTTCGCCACCCCGACCCGCCGCGTCGAGCTCTATTCCGAGCTGATGCATGAGCATGGCTACGATCCGCTTGCCGATTTCGTCTCAGCCGATGACGGGTCTGCCGGAACGAGTCCTTTGCCGTTGCTGCTGACGACCGCCAAGAGCGGCTGGTTCGTGCATAGCTCGCATCGCCATATCGCTTCGCTGCGGCGCAAGGCGCCCGATCCTTCGGTCGAGATCGGTCCGGGCCTGGCGCGGGCCCGCGGGCTGTCCCAGGGAGACTGGGCCGTGGTCGAGACGCGCATCGGCGGCGCGACCTTGCGCGTCCGCATCAACACGGCGCTCGACGACCGGACGGTCGTGGCGGAATTCGGCTGGTGGGAGGCCTGCGTGCCGCTGGGGCTCGGCGGCGGCGCGATCACCGGCCCGGACACGACGAATATCAACGCAGCCCTGGGAGATGCGCAGCGCGACCCCGTCAGCGGATCGGTGCCGTTGCGCGCCGTCGGATGTGACATCCAGCCTCATCCCTCCGCCAATCTGGGACGCTGGACCGGCGCGCGTCGTTTCAGGGTTGCCTCGGCACAGCCGGAAGGCATCGACGCCATCGCGCTGTCACTCGCACCATGCGACGATCGCGGCCTGCCCGATTTCGTGCCCGGCCAGCATGTCCTCATCCGCCTGCCGGACAACCCGCTGGCGCGCGCCTATTCGCTGACGGGCCCGGCAAACCGCCCGGACGAACTTTCGATCGCGGTGCGCCGCGGCGCGCAGACCACAGGCGCCGCCTCGCTCTCGCAGGCCCTCCAGCATCTGCGCGTCGGCGACGAATTGCTGGTCGAGGCGCCAGCCGGTGTCTTCACGCTGCCCGTCACCAGTACGCGCCCTGTCATTCTGATCGCGGGCGGGATCGGCATCACGCCTTTCGTCGGCTATCTCGAGGCTGTGGCGGCCACGAGGCCCAGGCCATCTCACGAGATCCATCTCCTGCATGGCTGCCGCAGCGGCGCCGAGCATCACCTCGCCGGGCGCCTCGACGAACTCGCGCAAGAGCTGGAGGCGCTTCATCGCGTGACGGCCTATTCGCAGCCAAGTGACGAGGACCGGCTGGCGAAGCGCTTCGACCGGGAGGGGCGGCTGGACCTGAGCGGCCTTGCAGATCTCGTCCCGCAGCGGCCGCTCGCCTATCTGTGCGGCTCGCCGGGCTTCAACACGGCGATGACGGGTGCGCTGCTGCAGCTGGGCCTGCCGCGCTTCGACATCTTCACCGAGGCTTTTTCTGCGCCGGGAGAGATGCGCGCCCGGTTGGAACCGCAGACCGTGACGATCGCGGGAACGGGGGAAACCTTCCTCTGGACGCCCGCCGCCGGCCCCATCCTCGATGCCGCGCTCGCGGCCGGCCTGTCGCTGCCGAGCGGCTGCCGGGTCGGCCAATGCGAAAGCTGCTCGGTTCGTGTCGTCGAGGGGCGCTTCGCCCATATGGTCGATTTCGACGGCGAGCCCGATCAATGCCTGACCTGCCAGGCCGTTCCGCTCTCCGCTCTCACAATCGCGTTCTGA
- a CDS encoding IS5/IS1182 family transposase — MMGERTVAQEALFYEFSLERHVPAHHLLRAIDLFVDLSGIRAHLRPFYSDTGRPSIDPELMIRMLIVGYCFGIRSERRLCDEVHLNLAYRWFCRLGLEGDVPDHSTFSKNRHGRFRDSDLLREVFETTVRRCMAEGLVGGEGFAVDASLIKADANRQNGVPGKDGLAPETANHAVREYLTVLDDAAFGAATPVVPKFISPADPAARWTAAHGGQAFFAYATNYLIDLKHAVIMDVEATTAVRQAEVGAARTMIGRTQDRFGTWPEKLVADAAYGSAENLAWLVHERGIEPHIPVFDKSTRRDGTFSRSDFAYDHDRDLYICPDGKELRQFRRPFAVPRDGIDPEGLMRYRAIKSDCDACSLKPKCCPKDPARKILRSIHEGARDMARDIAATDAYVTSRRERKKVEMLFAHLKRILKLDRLRLRGPCGARDEFLLAATAQNLRKMAKLMPAGAPPLAA, encoded by the coding sequence ATGATGGGCGAGCGGACGGTTGCGCAGGAGGCACTGTTCTACGAGTTCAGCCTGGAACGGCACGTCCCTGCGCATCACCTGCTGCGCGCCATCGATCTCTTTGTCGATCTGTCCGGCATTCGGGCGCATTTGCGCCCGTTCTACAGCGACACCGGCCGGCCCTCGATCGATCCCGAGTTGATGATCCGAATGCTGATCGTCGGCTACTGCTTCGGCATCCGCTCCGAGCGCAGACTCTGCGACGAGGTCCATCTGAACCTGGCCTATCGCTGGTTCTGCCGGCTCGGTCTGGAGGGGGATGTGCCCGACCATTCCACCTTCTCAAAGAACCGGCACGGTCGCTTCCGCGACAGCGATCTGTTGCGCGAGGTGTTCGAGACGACGGTCAGGCGCTGCATGGCGGAGGGGCTGGTTGGTGGCGAGGGGTTTGCCGTCGATGCCAGCCTGATCAAGGCCGACGCCAATCGCCAGAACGGCGTGCCCGGCAAGGACGGGTTGGCGCCCGAGACCGCCAACCATGCGGTGCGCGAGTATCTGACCGTGCTTGACGATGCCGCCTTCGGCGCGGCGACGCCGGTCGTGCCCAAGTTCATCTCGCCGGCTGATCCTGCCGCGCGCTGGACGGCCGCCCATGGCGGGCAGGCCTTCTTTGCCTATGCAACGAACTACCTGATCGATCTGAAGCATGCCGTCATCATGGATGTCGAGGCGACCACGGCAGTGCGGCAGGCCGAGGTCGGCGCCGCGCGAACCATGATCGGTCGCACGCAGGACAGGTTCGGCACATGGCCTGAGAAGCTGGTCGCAGACGCCGCTTATGGCTCGGCCGAGAACCTGGCCTGGCTGGTGCACGAGCGCGGTATCGAGCCGCATATCCCGGTGTTCGACAAATCCACGCGCCGGGACGGCACATTCAGCCGCTCCGACTTCGCCTATGATCACGATCGCGATCTCTACATCTGCCCGGACGGCAAGGAGTTGCGGCAGTTCCGACGGCCCTTCGCGGTGCCGCGCGACGGTATCGATCCTGAAGGCCTCATGCGCTACCGGGCGATCAAGAGCGACTGCGACGCCTGTTCCCTGAAGCCAAAGTGCTGTCCGAAAGATCCTGCTCGCAAGATCCTCCGCTCCATCCACGAAGGCGCCCGCGACATGGCGCGCGACATCGCCGCCACCGATGCATACGTAACCTCGCGACGAGAGCGGAAGAAGGTCGAGATGCTGTTCGCGCACCTGAAGCGCATCCTCAAACTCGATCGCCTGCGCTTGCGAGGACCATGCGGCGCCCGCGACGAGTTCCTCCTCGCAGCCACCGCCCAGAACCTCAGGAAAATGGCGAAGCTGATGCCGGCCGGAGCACCGCCCCTGGCGGCATGA
- the rpiB gene encoding ribose 5-phosphate isomerase B, translating to MTASDRIVLSSDHAAIQLRQAIAIHLAAQGWVVVDIGPTTPESTPYPQHGEAAARRVASGDCRLGIILCGTGQGIMMAANKVKGIRCGVCADTFSARMIRQHNDANMLSLGARVVGEGLALDIVDAFLSARFEGGRHATRMEMIGALEE from the coding sequence TTGACAGCCAGCGACCGTATCGTCCTCTCCAGCGACCACGCCGCCATTCAGCTGCGGCAGGCCATTGCCATTCATCTCGCGGCGCAAGGCTGGGTGGTGGTCGACATCGGACCGACGACGCCGGAGAGCACACCTTACCCTCAGCACGGCGAAGCGGCGGCGCGGCGCGTCGCCTCCGGCGATTGCCGGCTCGGCATCATCCTGTGCGGCACCGGCCAGGGCATCATGATGGCGGCCAACAAGGTCAAGGGCATCCGCTGCGGCGTCTGCGCCGACACATTCTCTGCCCGCATGATCCGCCAGCACAACGATGCCAACATGCTGTCGCTCGGCGCGCGCGTGGTGGGCGAGGGGCTGGCGCTCGATATCGTCGATGCGTTCCTGAGCGCCCGGTTCGAGGGCGGCCGGCATGCGACGCGGATGGAGATGATCGGGGCGCTGGAGGAGTAG
- a CDS encoding transposase, with the protein MTIHPCFIGCDIAKSHLDLFDETSGTSLRIANTSEAIAAWLSSLDAQACFIAFEATGPYDRMLRQALEQAGCRFARINPGRARDFARATGRLAKTDTIDAEMLAAMARALALMPDPACDPARNALAQLHKRRDQLVEMRAAERVRHSEGQDPSGSLARHLAWLDAEIVTLERLVNEALQADETLARAQALLRSAPGVGPVTAATLIALMPELGHVSPKAVAALAGLAPFNNDSGRRRGQRMIKGGRRRVRKALYMAALAAIRTSSRFKTFYDAIRARSGAAKVAIIAVARKLLVTLNAMLKTRTAFQS; encoded by the coding sequence ATGACCATACACCCCTGCTTCATCGGTTGCGATATCGCCAAAAGCCATCTCGACCTGTTCGATGAGACGAGCGGGACGAGCCTTCGGATCGCCAATACGAGCGAGGCGATCGCGGCCTGGCTGTCATCTCTCGACGCCCAGGCCTGCTTCATCGCCTTCGAGGCGACCGGCCCCTATGACCGCATGCTGCGCCAGGCCCTGGAGCAGGCGGGCTGCCGCTTCGCCCGGATCAACCCGGGGCGCGCCCGCGACTTCGCCCGCGCCACCGGCCGCCTGGCCAAGACCGATACGATCGACGCCGAGATGCTCGCGGCGATGGCGCGCGCCCTCGCGCTCATGCCCGACCCGGCTTGCGACCCTGCCCGCAACGCTCTGGCGCAGCTTCACAAACGCCGCGACCAGCTCGTCGAGATGCGCGCCGCCGAGCGCGTCCGCCACAGCGAAGGACAAGATCCCTCCGGCAGTCTGGCCCGTCATCTCGCCTGGCTCGACGCCGAGATCGTCACGCTCGAGCGCCTCGTCAATGAAGCCCTGCAGGCCGACGAGACGCTGGCCAGGGCGCAAGCCCTGCTGCGCTCGGCCCCTGGCGTGGGACCCGTCACCGCCGCCACCCTCATCGCCCTGATGCCCGAGCTCGGACACGTCTCGCCAAAGGCCGTCGCCGCACTCGCCGGCCTCGCCCCCTTCAATAACGACAGCGGGCGCAGGCGCGGACAGCGCATGATCAAGGGCGGAAGGCGGCGCGTCCGCAAAGCCCTCTACATGGCAGCCCTCGCAGCCATCCGGACATCGTCGCGCTTCAAGACCTTCTACGACGCCATCCGCGCCCGAAGCGGCGCCGCCAAGGTCGCCATCATCGCCGTCGCAAGAAAGCTCCTCGTAACCCTCAACGCCATGCTCAAAACCCGCACCGCATTCCAATCATGA
- a CDS encoding LysR family transcriptional regulator: MTIDINALATFVLVAEERNFRAAADRLGVTRSAVSQAIRRLEDEMGIALVHRTTRSVGLTEAGERLRAEIAPPLAEIRAATEATHHLGAGPRGQLRLAVSSIAESFLSGPLLAGFTEACPEVELDVLVTDEEIDIVAGGYDAGVRLGEVIEQDMIATAVSGPQRQIPVAAPSYLARKGKPAHPSELTAHRCIGWRPAPRVAPYRWEFTEAGRDFAVDVKPEITTNDMALMIAMATSGGGITIGLEESFRTSIAQGTLVPLLEAYCPFFPGFFLYYPNRPNMAPKLRALVDHVRSNRNR, translated from the coding sequence ATGACAATCGACATCAATGCGCTCGCGACCTTCGTCCTGGTCGCCGAGGAACGGAATTTCCGCGCAGCGGCGGACCGCCTCGGCGTCACCCGCTCGGCCGTCAGCCAAGCGATCAGGCGGCTGGAAGACGAGATGGGCATCGCCCTTGTCCACCGCACGACCCGCAGCGTCGGCCTGACCGAAGCCGGCGAGCGGCTCCGCGCCGAGATCGCCCCGCCCCTCGCCGAGATCCGCGCCGCGACGGAGGCGACCCATCACCTCGGCGCGGGGCCGCGCGGCCAGTTGCGGCTTGCGGTTTCCTCCATCGCCGAGAGCTTCCTCTCGGGTCCATTGCTGGCGGGCTTCACCGAGGCCTGCCCGGAGGTCGAGCTCGATGTGCTGGTGACGGATGAGGAGATCGACATCGTCGCTGGCGGCTACGACGCGGGCGTGCGCCTGGGCGAGGTCATCGAGCAGGACATGATCGCGACAGCGGTCTCGGGCCCGCAACGGCAGATCCCGGTCGCAGCCCCCTCCTATCTCGCGCGCAAGGGCAAGCCCGCCCACCCCAGCGAGCTCACGGCGCATCGCTGCATCGGCTGGCGCCCCGCGCCGCGGGTGGCTCCCTATCGCTGGGAGTTCACCGAGGCCGGGCGCGACTTCGCGGTCGATGTGAAGCCGGAGATCACCACCAACGACATGGCGCTGATGATCGCAATGGCGACCTCGGGCGGCGGCATCACCATCGGATTGGAGGAGTCGTTTCGCACCTCGATCGCGCAAGGCACGCTCGTGCCCCTGCTCGAGGCGTATTGCCCGTTCTTCCCGGGCTTCTTCCTGTACTACCCCAACCGCCCGAACATGGCGCCCAAGCTCAGGGCCCTGGTCGACCATGTCCGCAGCAACCGGAATCGCTAG